The genomic interval ACGTTGCCCGCCACGGGGACATCTGCCTGAATGATCTTTCCGATCTCCGCGGGGTCGATCTCCAGATGGATCACCTTGGCGTTTTCGCCGAAGTGTGCCGGATTGCCCGTCACGCGGTCGTCGAAGCGCATTCCTATGGCGATGAGCAGGTCGCAGTCGCGGTTCTTGATGTTGGGGCCGTAGTTGCCGTGCATTCCCAGCATCCCGACGTACTGCGGCGAATCGGTCGGCACGGCCGAGAGCCCCAGCAGGGTCGAGGCGACGGGCATTCCGCTTTTGGCGAGGAACTCCTGCAGTTCAGCCTCGGCATTCCCGAGGAGGACCCCCTGTCCTACCATGACCAACGGGCGCTGCGCCTCATTGATGAGGCGTGCGGCCTCTTCGATGCAGGCCGGATCGGGCTGCGGAACGGGCACGTAGCTGCGGATCGATACGAGTTTCTTGTAGCGGAACGGTGCGACGCTGCACTGGGCGTCCTTCGTGATGTCGACGACCACCGGCCCGGGGCGTCCCGAGCGGGCCACGTAGAAGGCTTTGGCGATGGCTGCCGGAATATCTTCGGCCCGCTTGACCTGGCAGTTCCATTTCGTGACGGCCTGGGTGATCCCGACGAAGTTGGTCTCCTGGAAGGCGTCGGTTCCGAGCAGTTCGGAGCCGACCTGTCCGGTGACGAGCACCAGCGGCGTGGAGTCCATCAGGGCGTCGGCGAGTCCCGTGACGGTGTTCGTGGCGCCGGGGCCCGAAGTGACCAGGCAGACGCCCACGCGCCCGCTGACCCGGGCATATCCCTGCGCGGCGTGTACGGCGCCTTGCTCGTGGCGCACGAGGATGTGGCGCAGTCGGTCGCGATAGTCGTACAGCGCGTCGTAGACGGGGATGATGGCCCCGCCGGGGTAGCCGAAAATGGTGTCGACGCCTTCGATCAGGAACGATTCGAGCAGGGCCTGCGAACCTGTCATCAGGGGCTCGCAGGCTGTTTGTTGCGCGTCGGGAGTGGAGGTATTCATGGTTGGATCGGGATTATTCGGGGTTGGATCGGGATTCGGCTTTTTAGGCTTCGTCATCGAGGATGCGCACGGCGCCCTTGTCCGCCGAGCTGACCAGCCGGGCGTAGGCTCTCAGCGATTTGGGGACCTTGCGGTCGCGGGCTGCCGGGCGGAAGTGCTCCTGAGCGGCCATGCGTGCGGCGATCTCCGCGTCGTCGACCAGCAGGCGGATCGAACGGTTCGGGATGTCGATTTCGATCTCGTCGCCCGTGCGGACCACGGCGATCTCACCGCCCGAAGCGGCCTCCGGGGAGACGTGTCCGATCGAGAGCCCCGACGTACCGCCCGAGAAGCGTCCGTCGGTGATCAGCGCGCAGGCCTTGTCGAGGTGTTTCGACTTGAGGTACGACGTGGGGTAGAGCATCTCCTGCATTCCCGGGCCGCCTTTCGGGCCCTCGTAGCGGATGACGACCACCTCGCCGGGCTTGACTTCGTCGTTGAGGATTCCGTGCATGGCCTGCTCCTGCGATTCGTAGACGCGGGCGGCACCGCGGAAGACGAAGAGCTTTTCGTCGACCCCGGCGGTCTTCACGACGCAGCCCGAGCGGGCGATGTTGCCCGTCAGGACGGCCAGGCCGCCGTCGCGGAAGTAGGCATGTGCGATGTCGCGGATGCAACCCTCGGCGCGGTCGGTGTCGAGCGTGTCGTAGTAGCAGTGCTGCGATCCCAGCTCGCGGCTGTAGTGGCCGGCGGGGGCGCTCAGCGAGCGGCGCCGGGCCGCATCCGAGGCCGTGGGGCTGAGGATGTCGCATGCCGCGATGGCCTCGCCGAGTGTGCGACCGTCGACCCGCTGCACCGAGGTGTCGAGCAGCCCGCCGCGGTCGAGTTCACCGAGGATGGCGAAGATGCCGCCTGCGCGGTTGACGTCCTGGATGTGGTAGAGGGAGTTGGGCGCCACCTTGCAGAGCACCGGCACGCGCCGCGAGAGGCGGTCGATGTCCTGCATCGTGAAGTCCACGCCGGCTTCGTGTGCCACGGCCAGCAGGTGCAGGACCGTGTTGGTCGAGCCGCCCATGGCGATGTCGAGCGACATGGCGTTCTCGAAGGCGGCCTTCGAGGCGATCGAGCGGGGCAGGACGCTCTCGTCCCCCTCGAAGTAGTAGCGTTCGGCGTTGCGCACGATGAGAGCTGCGGCGTCCTCGAAGAGCTGGCGGCGGTTGGCGTGTGTGGCGACGATCGTGCCGTTGCCGGGGAGCGAGAGCCCGAGGGCCTCCGTGAGGCAGTTCATCGAGTTGGCGGTGAACATGCCCGAGCAGGATCCGCAGCCGGGGCAGGCGCTGCGTTCGACTTCGGCGATCTGCTCGTCGGAATACTTCGCATCGGCCGACATGACCATGGCGTCGATCAGGTCGAGATGGCGGTCGCCGAAGCGTCCGGCCTCCATCGGGCCTCCGGAGACGAAGATCGTGGGGATGTTGAGCCGCATGGCGGCCATCAGCATTCCGGGCGTGATCTTGTCGCAGTTGGAGATGCAGACCAGGGCGTCGATCATGTGTGCGTTGGCCATGTATTCGACGCTGTCGGCGATGATTTCGCGTGAGGGCAGCGAGTAGAGCATTCCGTCGTGTCCCATGGCGATTCCGTCGTCGATGGCGATGGTATTGAATTCAGCGGCGAAGCAGCCGAGGTTTTCGATGCGTTGTTTGACCAACTGGCCGATTTCGTGCAGGTGGACGTGTCCGGGCACGAGCTGCGTGAAGGAGTTCGCGATGCCGATGACGGGGCGTCCGAAGTGTTCTTCGCGCATACCGTTTGCGCGCCAGAGGCTGCGGGCTCCGGCCATGCGGCGTCCCGAGGTGGTAATGGCGCTTCTGAGCGGGTGTTTCATCTTTTGCGGTTCCATGGTTGAGGGGCGTCAGGGCCTCGAAAATCGAAAAAACCTTTCTCCGTCGGGAGAAAGGTTTTTTCGATCCATCGAACAGGTACGTCACCTTTCTCCCGTTATCTTTTCAAGGATCACGAGCAGCACGTTAATGATGACGTTATTCGAATGATTCGAGGCGATCATGCCGTTTTTTTTCGTTTTGTTCGGAAACAAAGATAGGGAACTAATTCGGGATGCGCAAATAATTTTCTAAAGAAATTTAATAACATGGCGATTTGGAAGTATTTTCTTTGATTCTGCTTTCGGATTGCCTGAATATGGACTTGTTCGTTACGATTTGTAACTGCTTTTTGGTGCTGTTCGGCCTTTTGGGCGGTGATTTTCCGGATTCGGGGCACCGGACCGACCCCGGATCGGCCCCGGACTTTCGATTTTCTGAGCCGATCACCGGTGCAGTACCCTGTTTGTCACCCTTATATATAAGGTGTGAGCCTCGGAACGGGCGGACTGCTTACGAATTGTTACCGGGGATTTGGATTATTAAAATATTTGTTTTATATTTGCCCTTGATGAAACTTCGGAGACTCCATACGACGCACGGTGAAGGACACGGGATTTTCGGTGTCCGGACTGGTTGTGGAGTCGCCCCTCATTGCGTGACCATCGCTTCCGCGACGTTTACCGCCACTACTACCACCACCCCTGTGGGGGTCGAGTAGTCTATATTCCGTCGCATCGTCGTATGCCTATTCCGGCCCAGGTTGCCGGAGCGGAAAACAGGGTAACAGCAAAATTCTCCGGTCAACATCCGAAACTGACAAGCTCCAGATGCAGCGGTATCTGCGCGGGGCCGGACAGGAGGTGGAACCTCGACATCGGTCGACCCTTCCTCGATTTTCGGGCTTCGGATCATCCCGGAGGTCTTCTACAAACGATTGGGTTCATTAAAAAACGAAAATTCACCATGAAACATATCAAGGTTTTTGCCCCGGGAACGGTGGCCAATCTGGGTTGCGGGTTCGATGTGATGGGCCTGACCCTCGACGGAGTGGGCGATCTGCTGGAGGTGGGTGTCGAGCCCGATGCCGAAGGGCTCTCGATCCGCAACGACAGCGGTGTCGATCTGCCCGCCTCGCTCGATGACAACGTCATCACGCCGGCCGTTCGGGCGATGCTCGAAGCCTACGGCCGCCCCGTGCGGGTTGAAATCCGCCTGCTCGAAAAGATCGTTCCGGGGAGCGGGATCGGATCGAGTGCGGCCTCGTCGGCTGCGGCCGTCTACGGCATCAACGAACTGCTGGGGCGTCCCTTCTCGGGCAAGCAGCTTGTGGAGTTCGCCATGCAGGGCGAGGCGCTGCTGGGCGGCACGGCTCATGCCGACAACGTGGGCCCGGCGCTGCTGGGCGGCGTGGTGCTGATCCGCGGTTACGAACCCTTCGACATTGTGCGCCTGCCGGTTCCCGATAACTTTTTCTACGCCGTGGCGCACCCGGCCATCGTCGTCAGCACGAAGATGGCCCGCGAGGTCCTTCCGCGCGAAATTTCGCTGTCAAGTGCCGTAAAACAGTGGGGCAATGTCGGCGGACTGGTTGCCGGATTCGCCCTGCGCGACGTGGCACTGATCGGCCGTTCGATGCACGACGCCGTGGTGGAACCCTACCGCAAGGGCTTTATTCCCGACTACGATGTCTTGAAGGCGAGTGCGTTGGACGAAGGGGCTCTGGCGCTGAATATCGCCGGATCGGGTCCTTCGGTTTTCGCCCTGGCCTCGGATTATGCGGTTGCCTGCCGGATTGCCGACCGGATGAAGGCGCACTTCGCCGAACGCGGCATCGCCTGCGATACCTATGCGGGTCGGGTGTCGAATGCGGGAGCACGGGTTGTCGAATCATAAAAACGCAAGGCCATGAACTTTTACAGTACAAGGGACCGGGAGCGGAAACAGGCCTGTACGCTCCGGGAAGCGGCCATGATGGGCCTGGCACCCGACGGCGGACTTTTCGTTCCGGAACGGATTCCGCAGGCCGATCTGGCCGAGGCGGAGCGCCGGGCCGCGGAGTCATACGGCTCTTTGGCGAGCTACCTGGCAGGCCTCTTTTTCGGGGATGATTTCGATATGCAGGCGTTGCGCCGCGAACTGGAGTCATTGTATGACTTCCCGGTTCCGTTGCGCAGGGTGGGGCGGAGCCGCTATACGCTGGAACTCTTCCACGGCCCGACCTGCGCCTTCAAGGACTTCGGTGCGGGATTCATGGGCCGGGTCGTCGGGCTGCTGGGCGCGGCCGGGGAGCGGCTCGTCATCCTCACGGCCACGTCGGGAGATACGGGCAGCGCCGTGGCGCACGGATTCTACAACGTGCCGGGCGTCGACGTCGTGGTGCTCTACCCCGAGGGGAAGATCAGCCGCCTGCAGGAGTGCCAGATGACGGCCCTTGGGGGCAATATCCATCCGCTGCGCGTGGCCGGGACGTTCGACGACTGCCAGCGGCTGGTGAAGGAG from uncultured Alistipes sp. carries:
- the ilvD gene encoding dihydroxy-acid dehydratase — protein: MKHPLRSAITTSGRRMAGARSLWRANGMREEHFGRPVIGIANSFTQLVPGHVHLHEIGQLVKQRIENLGCFAAEFNTIAIDDGIAMGHDGMLYSLPSREIIADSVEYMANAHMIDALVCISNCDKITPGMLMAAMRLNIPTIFVSGGPMEAGRFGDRHLDLIDAMVMSADAKYSDEQIAEVERSACPGCGSCSGMFTANSMNCLTEALGLSLPGNGTIVATHANRRQLFEDAAALIVRNAERYYFEGDESVLPRSIASKAAFENAMSLDIAMGGSTNTVLHLLAVAHEAGVDFTMQDIDRLSRRVPVLCKVAPNSLYHIQDVNRAGGIFAILGELDRGGLLDTSVQRVDGRTLGEAIAACDILSPTASDAARRRSLSAPAGHYSRELGSQHCYYDTLDTDRAEGCIRDIAHAYFRDGGLAVLTGNIARSGCVVKTAGVDEKLFVFRGAARVYESQEQAMHGILNDEVKPGEVVVIRYEGPKGGPGMQEMLYPTSYLKSKHLDKACALITDGRFSGGTSGLSIGHVSPEAASGGEIAVVRTGDEIEIDIPNRSIRLLVDDAEIAARMAAQEHFRPAARDRKVPKSLRAYARLVSSADKGAVRILDDEA
- a CDS encoding homoserine kinase, translating into MKHIKVFAPGTVANLGCGFDVMGLTLDGVGDLLEVGVEPDAEGLSIRNDSGVDLPASLDDNVITPAVRAMLEAYGRPVRVEIRLLEKIVPGSGIGSSAASSAAAVYGINELLGRPFSGKQLVEFAMQGEALLGGTAHADNVGPALLGGVVLIRGYEPFDIVRLPVPDNFFYAVAHPAIVVSTKMAREVLPREISLSSAVKQWGNVGGLVAGFALRDVALIGRSMHDAVVEPYRKGFIPDYDVLKASALDEGALALNIAGSGPSVFALASDYAVACRIADRMKAHFAERGIACDTYAGRVSNAGARVVES
- the ilvB gene encoding biosynthetic-type acetolactate synthase large subunit, with amino-acid sequence MNTSTPDAQQTACEPLMTGSQALLESFLIEGVDTIFGYPGGAIIPVYDALYDYRDRLRHILVRHEQGAVHAAQGYARVSGRVGVCLVTSGPGATNTVTGLADALMDSTPLVLVTGQVGSELLGTDAFQETNFVGITQAVTKWNCQVKRAEDIPAAIAKAFYVARSGRPGPVVVDITKDAQCSVAPFRYKKLVSIRSYVPVPQPDPACIEEAARLINEAQRPLVMVGQGVLLGNAEAELQEFLAKSGMPVASTLLGLSAVPTDSPQYVGMLGMHGNYGPNIKNRDCDLLIAIGMRFDDRVTGNPAHFGENAKVIHLEIDPAEIGKIIQADVPVAGNVRETLPLLTARIRRRDHGDWIAEFRACDRIEQERVIRPALHPAEGRIRMGEAVDTVARAYDNDAVLVTDVGQQQMFAARYFGFRRTRSLVTSGGLGTMGFGLPAAIGAKLGAPERDVVLFVGDGGLQMTIQELGTIFQSRVPVKIVLLNNSFLGMVRQWQELFYGSRYSFTELVNPDFGLIARANGLGYRYVERREELAGAVAEMKESQGAFLLEVRVESEDNVFPMVPAGAPVAEIRLE